Sequence from the Streptomyces sp. NBC_00440 genome:
GCCAGGTCGTCCGTGTGCAGCGGCAGCGACGACCGCAGGTACTTGGCGAAGATATCCTTCGCCGCCTCCGCGTCCGGACGCTCGATCTTGATCTTGACGTCGAGCCGGCCCGGCCGCAGGATCGCCGGGTCGATCATGTCCTCGCGGTTGGAGGCGCCGATGACGATGACGTTCTCCAGGCCCTCCACACCGTCGATCTCGGCGAGCAGCTGCGGGACGATGGTGTTCTCCACGTCCGAGCTGACGCCTGATCCACGGGTGCGGAAGAGGGATTCCATCTCGTCGAAGAAGACGATGACAGGGGTGCCCTCGCTCGCCTTCTCCCGGGCACGCTGGAAGACCAGGCGGATGTGCCGCTCGGTCTCACCGACGTACTTGTTGAGGAGTTCGGGGCCCTTGATGTTGAGGAAGTAGCTCTTCCCCGCGGGCTGGCCGGTGACCTCGGCGACTTTCTTGGCAAGGGAGTTGGCGACGGCCTTGGCAATGAGAGTCTTGCCGCAGCCGGGCGGACCGTAGAGCAGGATGCCCTTCGGCGGCCGCAGCTCGTGCTCCTTGAAGAGGTCGGGGTGGAGGTACGGAAGCTCGACCGCGTCGCGGATCAGCTCGATCTGGTCGCCCAGGCCGCCGATCTTGTCGTAGTCGATGTCCGGGACCTCTTCGAGGACGAGCTCCTCGACCTCGCTCTTCGGCACGACTTCATAGACGTAACCGGACCTGGAGTCGAGCAGCAGGGCGTCGCCGGGGCGGATGGTGATGTCCAGCAGCGGCTCGGCGAGCCGCACCACCCGTTCCTCGTCGGTGTGCCCGATCACCAGGGCGCGCTCGCCGTCCTCAAGGATCTCCTTGAGGGTGACGATGTCCCCGGCGCGCTCGAATTCCATGGCCTCGACCACGTTGAGCGCTTCGTTGAGCATGACTTCCTGGCCGCGCCTGAGCTCTTCGAGCTCGACGCTGGGACTCACGTTCACCCGGAGCTTGCGGCCCCCGGTGAAGATGTCGCAGGTCCCGTCCTCATTGGCCTGCAGGAAGACACCGAAGCCGGCCGGCGGCTGTGCGAGCCGGTCGACCTCCTCCTTGAGGGCCACGATCTGGTCGCGGGCCTCACGGAGTGTATTGGCGAGCCGCTCGTTCTGCGCGGACACGCCTGCCAGGTTGGTCTGCAGCTCGACGATCCGCTCTTCGAGAATCCTCGTATGACGCGGAGAGTCGGCGAGCTTGCGGCGCAGGACGGCGATTTCCTGCTCGAGATAGGCAACCTGGCCGGCGGGGTCCTCGGACCCTCGCGCGGGCCGGGTGCCGCGGTTGATGTCGTCGTCGTGGGCTGCCACGGTCCTCACCTCCTCCAAGGGGAGCTGGACGCTTCCTGACCCTACCTGGGCGGCTGGTGATTGAAACCCCTAGATCACAAAGACCGTCGGGGTGTGTCTGATCTTCACCCTTGCGTACTCCCTCACGCCTTGGGAATACCCACCCAACAACATCGGAAAGCGGCCGGTTGTATCGTCGAAGTGTTCAACACCCGTCAGGGCTGGCTTCAATTGGTTCAACCGCGCAGGAACGGCAGGAGAAATGACCGTGCAGGACGAGGCTCCCACCAGCGACGGCGCCCAGGCGCTGGAGGTCTGGATCGACCAGGATCTCTGCACCGGGGACGGCATCTGCGCCCAGTACGCGCCCGAGGTGTTCGAGCTGGACATCGACGGGCTGGCCTATGTGAAGAGCGCCGACGACGAGCTGCTCCAGGCCGTCGGCGCCACAACGCCCGTGCCGCTGCCGCTCCTCCAGGACGTGGTGGACTCGGCCAAGGAGTGTCCGGGCGACTGCATCCATGTACGTCGCGTTTCGGACAGCGTCGAGGTCTACGGGCCCGCTGCCGAGTAGGTCATCGCGCGCGCCGCATCCTCAGGTACGCCACGTACACGCCGTCGGCATACGCCCGCCGCCGGGCCCACCGCCGTCAGACGCTCCGCGCCTGGGAGGGCGCCGAGCGTACGAACTCGCCGCCCTGCCAGCGCCACTTGGCCTGCTGCCGCACGTCCGGATTCGAGCGCGGCACATCGGGCGAGGAGTAGCCGAGGAGCGTCGCGGTCACCGCGCCGTCCCGCACGGCGAGCGCGCCCACGGTCTGCTGCTCGGCCGGGCTGATCAGTGTCGCGACGATCCGGGGCGGGCCGTCACCGGTCCCCGGCCGGGTGAGCACGTAGATCCCGCTGGGGGGTGTGCCCGATCCGGCGTCGCAGCGCACCGCGGCCACCGTTTCGGAGCTGCCGTCCCCGTCGAGGTCGCCGGACGCCTTCCCGGTGACGGTGGTCCCCGCCCCTCCGCACTTCAGCGGGAAGGTCACGGCCGCCGGGTTCGGCGCGGCCGTGTGCGTGCGGGCCGGTCTGCCGCCGGGCTGGGACGCGGTGGCCGGATCGGGCGTGAGGACGCCCGCCAGTGCGACGACGCCGGCCATCGCGGTGGCCGTGGCGAGCCAGTGGACCGGACTGGTCCTGTTGTGCGCGAGGTCCGGGAGTACGAGGTCCGGGAGCGCGGAGGGCTGCACGCGAGAGGTCTCCTGTGGGGCAGTGCCGGAGGGGGTGGCCAGAATAGTGCCACACGTCACAGGGGATCGGAACGCCGGGGTCCGTAAGGTCAACGTAAAGAAGCCGTCGCGCAGTTCCCCGGTGTGCTCGGGGAACTACGCGGCGGCGCCGGTGCGTTGTCCGGGTCAGACGATCTCGTCGGAACCGGTCGATTCGCTCTCGGCCGAGTCGCTCTCGACTGCGGCCTTCGGCTGGGCGGTGCTCTTTCCGGGACCGCTGTAGTCC
This genomic interval carries:
- a CDS encoding ferredoxin, which translates into the protein MTVQDEAPTSDGAQALEVWIDQDLCTGDGICAQYAPEVFELDIDGLAYVKSADDELLQAVGATTPVPLPLLQDVVDSAKECPGDCIHVRRVSDSVEVYGPAAE
- the arc gene encoding proteasome ATPase, with product MAAHDDDINRGTRPARGSEDPAGQVAYLEQEIAVLRRKLADSPRHTRILEERIVELQTNLAGVSAQNERLANTLREARDQIVALKEEVDRLAQPPAGFGVFLQANEDGTCDIFTGGRKLRVNVSPSVELEELRRGQEVMLNEALNVVEAMEFERAGDIVTLKEILEDGERALVIGHTDEERVVRLAEPLLDITIRPGDALLLDSRSGYVYEVVPKSEVEELVLEEVPDIDYDKIGGLGDQIELIRDAVELPYLHPDLFKEHELRPPKGILLYGPPGCGKTLIAKAVANSLAKKVAEVTGQPAGKSYFLNIKGPELLNKYVGETERHIRLVFQRAREKASEGTPVIVFFDEMESLFRTRGSGVSSDVENTIVPQLLAEIDGVEGLENVIVIGASNREDMIDPAILRPGRLDVKIKIERPDAEAAKDIFAKYLRSSLPLHTDDLAEHRENPDVTVSAMIQSVVERMYTESEENRFLEVTYANGDKEVLYFKDFNSGAMIQNIVDRAKKMAIKAFLDQGQKGLRVSHLLQACVDEFKENEDLPNTTNPDDWARISGKKGERIVFIRTLVTGKQGADTGRSIDTVANTGQYL